A genomic stretch from Mesoplodon densirostris isolate mMesDen1 chromosome 3, mMesDen1 primary haplotype, whole genome shotgun sequence includes:
- the SEPTIN8 gene encoding septin-8 has translation MAATDLERFSNAEPEPRSLSLGGHVGFDSLPDQLVSRSVTQGFSFNILCVGETGIGKSTLMNTLFNTTFETEEASHHEECVRLRPQTYDLQESNVQLKLTIVDAVGFGDQINKDESYRPIVDYIDAQFENYLQEELKIRRSLFDYHDTRIHVCLYFITPTGHSLKSLDLVTMKKLDSKVNIIPIIAKADTISKSELHKFKIKIMGELVSNGVQIYQFPTDDEAVAEINAVMNAHLPFAVVGSTEEVKVGNKLVRARQYPWGVVQVENENHCDFVKLREMLIRVNMEDLREQTHSRHYELYRRCKLEEMGFQDSDGDSQPFSLQETYEAKRKEFLSELQRKEEEMRQMFVNKVKETELELKEKERELHEKFEHLKRVHQEEKRKVEEKRRELEEETNTFNRRKAAVEALQSQALHATSQQPLRKDKDKKN, from the exons ATGGCGGCCACTGACCTGGAACGCTTCTCG AATGCAGAGCCAGAGCCCCGGAGCCTCTCCCTGGGTGGCCATGTGGGTTTCGACAGCCTCCCCGACCAGCTGGTCAGCAGGTCGGTCACTCAGGGCTTCAGCTTCAACATCCTCTGTGTGG GGGAGACTGGCATTGGCAAGTCCACACTGATGAACACGCTCTTCAACACGACCTTTGAGACGGAGGAAGCCAGTCACCATGAGGAGTGTGTGCGCCTGCGGCCCCAGACCTACGACCTCCAAGAGAGCAATGTGCAGCTCAAGCTGACCATCGTGGATGCCGTGGGCTTCGGGGATCAGATCAATAAGGACGAGAG TTACAGGCCCATAGTCGACTACATCGACGCGCAGTTTGAAAACTACCTGCAGGAGGAGCTGAAGATCCGCCGTTCGCTCTTCGACTACCATGACACGAGGATCCACGTCTGCCTCTACTTCATCACGCCCACAGGGCACTCCCTCAAGTCCCTGGATCTGGTGACCATGAAGAAACTAGACAGCAAG GTGAACATTATTCCCATCATCGCCAAAGCGGACACCATTTCCAAGAGTGAGCTCCACAAGTTCAAGATCAAGATCATGGGTGAGCTGGTCAGCAATGGGGTCCAGATCTACCAGTTTCCCACAGATGATGAAGCTGTTGCAGAGATTAATGCGGTCATGAAT GCACACCTGCCGTTTGCTGTGGTGGGCAGCACCGAGGAGGTGAAGGTGGGGAACAAGCTGGTGCGAGCGCGGCAGTACCCCTGGGGCGTGGTGCAGG TGGAGAATGAGAATCACTGCGACTTTGTGAAGCTGCGGGAGATGTTGATCCGGGTGAACATGGAGGACCTCCGCGAGCAGACCCACAGTCGGCACTACGAGCTCTACCGGCGCTGCAAGTTGGAGGAGATGGGCTTCCAGGACAGCGATGGTGACAGCCAGCCTTTCAG CCTACAGGAGACATACGAGGCCAAGAGGAAAGAATTCCTGAGCGAGctgcagaggaaggaggaggagatgagGCAGATGTTCGTCAACAAAGTGAAGGAGACGGAGCTGGAgttgaaggagaaggagagagag CTCCACGAGAAGTTTGAACACCTCAAGCGGGTCCACCAGGAAGAGAAGCGCAAGGTGGAGGAGAAGCGCCGGGAACTGGAGGAGGAGACCAACACCTTCAACCGCAGGAAGGCGGCGGTGGAGGCCCTGCAGTCTCAGGCCCTGCACGCCACCTCGCAGCAGCCTCTGAGGAAGGACAAGGACAAGAAGAA ttaa